From a region of the Candidatus Nealsonbacteria bacterium CG07_land_8_20_14_0_80_39_13 genome:
- the recO gene encoding DNA repair protein RecO yields MFTHYKTEGFILKKEDKGEADRLFTLYTKDFGKIQLLARAERKINSKLRARLELFYLSEVEFIQGKHYKTLTDVVLLDDFKGVRRDLAKLSIAQKISEALVGAVHGQEADSAIWDLLNETFRKLDDCQLTDLQFSRLFYFCFLWNFISILGYEIDPSGYDCFRGERLGEILRIFSKRDWDTLLKLKITDKDVKEIQNSLEDILEGVLAKLL; encoded by the coding sequence ATGTTTACTCATTATAAAACAGAAGGATTTATTCTCAAGAAAGAAGATAAGGGCGAGGCGGACAGGCTTTTTACTCTCTACACCAAGGATTTCGGGAAGATACAATTATTGGCCAGAGCGGAAAGAAAGATAAACTCAAAATTGAGGGCCAGGCTGGAGCTTTTTTATTTATCTGAAGTTGAATTTATACAGGGCAAGCATTACAAGACATTAACTGATGTTGTTTTGTTGGATGATTTTAAAGGAGTAAGGAGGGATTTAGCCAAACTCTCTATTGCTCAAAAAATCTCTGAGGCTTTAGTCGGAGCGGTTCATGGCCAGGAAGCAGACTCGGCGATATGGGATTTGCTTAATGAAACTTTCCGCAAGCTGGACGATTGCCAACTGACTGATTTGCAATTTAGCCGATTATTTTATTTCTGCTTCCTCTGGAATTTCATTTCTATTTTGGGTTACGAAATAGATCCTTCCGGTTATGATTGTTTCAGAGGAGAACGCCTCGGCGAAATTTTGAGGATTTTTTCAAAGCGGGATTGGGATACCCTTTTGAAATTAAAAATAACAGACAAAGACGTCAAAGAAATCCAAAACTCCTTAGAAGATATTTTGGAAGGCGTTTTGGCAAAACTCCTCTAA